Proteins from a single region of Labedella gwakjiensis:
- a CDS encoding fatty acid desaturase family protein has translation MDNAITTAGAIRRTKPRTSAPGDTTRSFAAVSRVVKETNLLERTRLFYILLFSVLMVALGGAIAGFFLLGDSWFQLLIAAALGLIFTQFAFLAHEASHRQVFVSGRANDRAGRFIATAIVGISYAWWMNKHSRHHANPNKVGKDPDIDVDTISFQEADAAKAKGVLALITRKQGYLFFPLLTLEGINLHILGLRALITREPVKGRWIELSAIAVRFAVYVGAIFWFLPLGMAFAFIGVQLAVFGVYMGASFAPNHKGMPLVGPEEKLDFFAKQVRTSRNISGGVWASAFMGGLNYQIEHHLFPNMPRPHLAKAREIVREHCATLGVPYTETTLIQSYGIVIAYLNRVGLSARDPFDCPMVNKFRRA, from the coding sequence ATGGATAATGCGATCACCACCGCCGGCGCGATTCGGCGCACCAAGCCCCGTACGAGCGCCCCCGGCGACACGACCCGCAGCTTCGCAGCCGTGTCGCGAGTGGTCAAGGAGACGAACCTCCTCGAGCGCACTCGCCTCTTCTACATCCTTCTCTTCTCCGTCCTCATGGTCGCCCTCGGTGGAGCGATCGCCGGCTTCTTCCTGCTCGGGGACTCGTGGTTCCAGCTGCTCATCGCAGCGGCTCTCGGCCTGATCTTCACGCAGTTCGCCTTCCTCGCCCACGAGGCCTCGCACCGTCAGGTGTTCGTCTCAGGGCGCGCCAACGACCGTGCCGGACGCTTCATCGCCACGGCCATCGTCGGCATCAGCTACGCCTGGTGGATGAACAAGCACTCCCGCCACCACGCCAACCCCAACAAGGTGGGCAAGGACCCGGACATCGACGTCGACACGATCTCGTTCCAGGAGGCGGACGCGGCAAAGGCGAAGGGCGTGCTGGCGCTCATCACGCGCAAGCAGGGCTACCTCTTCTTCCCGCTCCTGACCCTCGAGGGCATCAACCTCCACATCCTCGGTCTCCGGGCGCTCATCACCCGCGAGCCCGTCAAGGGTCGCTGGATCGAGCTCTCCGCGATCGCCGTACGCTTCGCCGTCTACGTCGGTGCGATCTTCTGGTTCCTGCCCCTCGGTATGGCTTTCGCCTTCATCGGCGTGCAGCTCGCCGTGTTCGGCGTCTACATGGGAGCGTCCTTCGCCCCGAACCACAAGGGAATGCCGCTCGTCGGCCCGGAGGAGAAGCTCGACTTCTTCGCCAAGCAGGTCCGCACCTCACGCAACATCAGCGGCGGCGTCTGGGCGAGCGCCTTCATGGGTGGGCTCAACTACCAGATCGAGCACCACCTGTTCCCGAACATGCCTCGACCGCACCTCGCGAAGGCCCGTGAGATCGTCCGCGAACACTGCGCGACCCTCGGAGTCCCATATACGGAGACGACGCTCATCCAGTCGTACGGAATCGTGATCGCCTACCTGAACCGCGTGGGCCTGTCCGCACGCGACCCGTTCGATTGCCCGATGGTGAACAAGTTCCGGCGCGCCTGA
- the folP gene encoding dihydropteroate synthase — MSDGAARGTRIMGVLNVTPDSFSDGGLYAETGDAIAHGRALVADGADIVDVGGESTRPGASRVALDEELRRILPVVESLAADGVTVSVDTMNAATARAAVGAGATIVNDVSGGLADPDMNATVAELTASYVISHWRGHSTVMEDRAHYDDVVLEVVRELGGQARAAVAAGVAPERIVIDPGLGFAKRGAHNWALLAHLDALAGLGFPVMVGASRKRFLGELVGAAGSVEDRDLPTAVLSALLADDVWAVRVHDVAASRLALDTAAALSAHRSEPTLMTEL; from the coding sequence ATGAGCGATGGTGCGGCGCGGGGCACCCGGATCATGGGCGTGCTCAACGTGACGCCCGACTCGTTCAGCGACGGCGGACTCTACGCCGAGACGGGCGACGCGATCGCCCACGGGCGGGCGCTCGTGGCGGACGGCGCCGATATCGTGGACGTGGGGGGCGAGTCGACACGACCGGGGGCGTCGCGGGTCGCGCTCGACGAGGAGCTCCGCCGCATCCTCCCCGTGGTCGAGTCCCTCGCGGCCGACGGTGTCACCGTGTCCGTCGACACCATGAATGCGGCGACCGCTCGGGCCGCCGTCGGTGCCGGTGCGACGATCGTCAACGACGTGTCCGGTGGGCTCGCCGACCCCGACATGAACGCGACGGTCGCCGAGCTCACGGCCTCCTACGTCATCAGCCACTGGCGGGGCCACAGCACGGTGATGGAGGACCGTGCGCACTATGACGACGTCGTGCTCGAGGTGGTCCGCGAGCTGGGTGGTCAGGCGAGAGCGGCGGTCGCCGCCGGGGTGGCTCCGGAACGGATCGTCATCGACCCTGGGCTCGGCTTCGCCAAGCGCGGCGCGCACAACTGGGCGCTGCTCGCGCATCTCGACGCCCTGGCCGGGCTCGGCTTCCCCGTGATGGTCGGCGCGTCCCGGAAGCGGTTCCTGGGCGAGCTCGTGGGCGCGGCGGGTTCCGTGGAGGATCGCGACCTCCCGACGGCCGTGCTGAGCGCGCTGCTCGCCGACGACGTCTGGGCCGTCCGCGTCCACGACGTGGCGGCGAGCCGTCTCGCGCTCGACACCGCTGCAGCCCTGTCCGCACACCGCTCCGAACCGACCCTCATGACAGAGTTGTGA
- the folE gene encoding GTP cyclohydrolase I FolE: protein MADVDRRRIESAVTELLLAIGEDPGRDGLESTPQRVAEAYAEFFGGVGADPLEHLRETIPTGSPDAVGQLTGETVIVRDIAFRSVCEHHLLPFVGVAHIAYIPGDAVVGLGRLPRVVDTLASRPQVQERLTEQIAGAIDEGLAPRGVLVVLDASHQCVTTRGARQTASSTVTVASRGDLRSGSARSDVIALIGAGVQGRS from the coding sequence ATGGCGGATGTCGACCGCCGCAGGATCGAGTCCGCGGTGACGGAGCTGCTGCTCGCGATCGGGGAGGATCCCGGCCGCGACGGGCTGGAGTCGACGCCCCAACGTGTGGCGGAGGCCTACGCGGAGTTCTTCGGCGGCGTCGGGGCCGATCCCCTCGAACACCTCCGAGAGACGATCCCGACCGGCTCGCCCGACGCCGTCGGCCAGCTCACGGGGGAGACGGTGATCGTGCGCGACATCGCCTTCCGCTCGGTGTGCGAGCACCACCTCCTGCCGTTCGTCGGCGTCGCCCACATCGCCTACATCCCCGGCGACGCGGTCGTGGGCCTCGGGCGGCTTCCGCGCGTCGTCGACACGCTCGCATCGAGGCCGCAGGTGCAGGAACGGCTCACCGAGCAGATCGCCGGAGCGATCGACGAGGGTCTCGCACCGCGCGGGGTCCTCGTGGTGCTCGACGCGAGTCACCAGTGCGTCACCACCAGGGGCGCGCGCCAGACCGCCTCGTCGACGGTCACGGTCGCGAGCCGCGGCGACCTCCGGTCCGGCTCGGCCCGTTCCGACGTCATCGCGCTCATCGGCGCGGGTGTCCAGGGCCGATCATGA
- a CDS encoding isocitrate lyase/PEP mutase family protein, with product MSTQIEKAELLRSLHVPGDPLILTNVWDAISATTVARAPGVRALASASHSISNARGYEDGEGMPVDEALDSIRRIVAAVDLPVTADFEKGYADDPEGVRANVIRLIETGAVGINIEDSVGAEKAPTFPIEAAAARVAAARAAAEETGIPIVINARVDTLAGGGEWDDAVARANAYLDAGADVIFFLGLSDEAKVERALAEVHGKISVIGHPGAVPLKRLAELGVSRVSFGPFALGAALANLQRTAATVTAHGDYPDDLGFEFGL from the coding sequence ATGAGCACTCAGATCGAGAAGGCGGAGCTCCTTCGTTCCCTCCACGTCCCCGGCGACCCCCTCATCCTCACGAACGTGTGGGACGCCATCAGCGCCACCACTGTGGCGCGAGCGCCGGGCGTCCGCGCCCTCGCGAGCGCGAGCCACTCCATCTCCAACGCCCGCGGCTACGAGGACGGCGAAGGCATGCCGGTCGACGAGGCCCTCGACTCCATCCGACGCATCGTCGCGGCCGTCGACCTGCCGGTCACCGCCGACTTCGAGAAGGGGTACGCCGACGACCCCGAGGGCGTTCGCGCCAACGTGATCCGCCTCATCGAGACCGGCGCGGTCGGCATCAACATCGAGGACAGCGTCGGAGCGGAGAAGGCCCCCACGTTCCCGATCGAGGCCGCCGCAGCGCGCGTGGCCGCGGCCCGAGCGGCAGCCGAGGAGACCGGCATCCCGATCGTCATCAACGCCCGCGTCGACACCCTCGCCGGCGGAGGGGAGTGGGACGACGCCGTCGCCCGCGCCAACGCGTACCTGGACGCCGGAGCCGACGTCATCTTCTTCCTCGGACTCTCCGACGAGGCGAAGGTGGAGCGCGCTCTCGCCGAGGTCCACGGCAAGATCTCGGTGATCGGCCACCCCGGAGCCGTTCCCCTGAAGCGGCTCGCCGAACTCGGCGTCAGCCGTGTCAGCTTCGGCCCGTTCGCCCTCGGTGCGGCTCTCGCGAACCTGCAGCGCACCGCCGCGACGGTCACGGCCCACGGCGACTACCCCGACGACCTCGGCTTCGAGTTCGGTCTCTGA
- a CDS encoding multidrug transporter: MSEQNQGEPSHDEKRHEQLTRAEKSTEADAAPRIEVTEKDDGVTRIDVSDQAAVRPGEREESDGS, translated from the coding sequence ATGAGCGAACAGAACCAGGGCGAACCGAGCCACGACGAGAAGCGACACGAACAACTCACCCGCGCAGAGAAGTCGACGGAGGCCGACGCCGCCCCACGCATCGAGGTGACGGAGAAGGACGACGGCGTCACGCGCATCGATGTTTCCGACCAGGCCGCAGTGCGCCCGGGGGAACGTGAGGAGTCCGACGGGTCATGA
- a CDS encoding HhH-GPD-type base excision DNA repair protein, whose amino-acid sequence MTALHITGNDEADRLLTDDPLALLIGMLLDQQIAMETAFAGPAKIRSRLASFDAATIADADPESFVELFRETPAVHRFPGSMAARVQELCRTVVDEWDGDASAIWTSGSPTGAEVLERLKALPGFGDQKARIFLALLGKQRGLEATGWREAAGAYGEDGSYRSVADIVDADSLTRVRETKRAAKAAARKN is encoded by the coding sequence ATGACCGCGCTCCACATCACGGGGAACGACGAGGCCGACCGGCTCCTCACGGACGACCCCCTCGCGCTGCTCATCGGGATGCTCCTCGACCAGCAGATCGCGATGGAGACGGCTTTCGCCGGACCGGCGAAGATCCGCTCCCGCCTGGCCTCGTTCGATGCGGCGACGATCGCCGACGCCGATCCGGAGTCCTTCGTGGAGCTCTTCCGCGAGACTCCGGCGGTGCACCGCTTCCCCGGCTCGATGGCCGCCCGCGTGCAGGAGCTGTGCCGTACAGTCGTCGACGAGTGGGACGGTGATGCGTCCGCCATCTGGACGTCGGGCTCCCCGACGGGCGCGGAAGTGCTGGAGCGCCTGAAGGCGCTCCCGGGTTTCGGGGACCAGAAGGCCCGCATCTTCCTCGCCCTGCTCGGGAAGCAGCGCGGACTCGAGGCGACGGGATGGCGCGAGGCGGCCGGAGCGTACGGCGAGGACGGCTCCTACCGCTCGGTCGCCGACATCGTCGACGCCGATTCCCTCACACGCGTGCGAGAGACGAAGCGCGCCGCGAAGGCGGCTGCCCGGAAGAACTGA
- a CDS encoding DUF4126 domain-containing protein, whose product MLEALTGLGLASAAGLNAYIPMLAMGLLSRFTDLLSVPPGWAWLENEWVMVILGVLLVIDMVADKIPAVDSVNDIIQTVVRPASGGIVFGSGSASETVAVTDPESFVSSGQWVPIVTGIVIALLVHLAKAAIRPIANAATFGLAAPVLSTVEDGASIVLVVLAIVVPVLVVLALAGLIVLAIVFVRRRRRASATSPRPA is encoded by the coding sequence ATGCTCGAAGCGCTCACGGGGCTCGGCCTCGCGTCGGCCGCCGGTCTGAACGCCTACATCCCGATGCTCGCGATGGGGCTGCTCTCGCGGTTCACGGACCTCCTTTCGGTGCCGCCCGGCTGGGCCTGGCTCGAGAACGAATGGGTCATGGTGATCCTCGGCGTCCTGCTCGTCATCGACATGGTGGCGGACAAGATCCCGGCCGTCGACAGTGTGAACGACATCATCCAGACGGTCGTGCGACCCGCATCCGGCGGCATCGTCTTCGGGTCGGGCTCCGCGTCGGAGACGGTCGCCGTGACGGATCCCGAGTCGTTCGTGTCGAGCGGGCAATGGGTGCCGATCGTCACAGGAATCGTCATCGCCCTGCTCGTCCACCTGGCGAAGGCGGCCATCCGCCCGATCGCCAACGCCGCGACCTTCGGGCTCGCGGCGCCGGTGCTCAGCACCGTCGAAGACGGCGCGAGCATCGTGCTCGTGGTCCTCGCCATCGTCGTGCCCGTGCTCGTCGTGCTCGCACTCGCCGGCCTCATCGTGCTCGCGATCGTGTTCGTGCGGCGACGGAGGCGCGCGTCCGCGACGTCTCCGCGACCCGCCTGA
- the ftsH gene encoding ATP-dependent zinc metalloprotease FtsH translates to MDFKRIFKGPLPYILLAVLVFWIGSSLLNIGGFKEISTQEGLQLLKGDTVSEAVLTQGDNRVDLTLNKADGENGTMVQFYFLDARSEAVVDAVDAANPSDGFNDEVPQQSFWGSLLTILLPLLLIGVFFWIMLSSMQGGGGKVMQFGKSKAKLVSKESPKVTFDDVAGSDEAIEELEEIKDFLKEPAKFQAVGARIPKGVLLYGPPGTGKTLLARAVAGEAGVPFYSISGSDFVEMFVGVGASRVRDLFQQAKENSPAIIFVDEIDAVGRHRGAGMGGGHDEREQTLNQLLVEMDGFDPKTNVILIAATNRPDILDPALLRPGRFDRQIGVDAPDLVGRKKVLEVHGKGKPLAPSVDLDVVARKTPGFTGADLANVLNEAALLTARSNAQLIDNRALDEAIDRVIAGPQRRTRIMRDHEKLITAYHEGGHALAAAAMRNTDPVTKVTILPRGRALGYTMVIPIEDRYSVTRNELLDQLTYAMGGRVAEELVFHDPTTGASNDIEKATGIARKMVTEYGMTTDVGPVKLGQSSGEVFLGRDMGHQRDYSEEIAQRVDGQVRELLEQAHNEAFQVISDNRDILDRLAGDLLEHETLDHNQLAEIFKDVRKLPERPQWLSSADRPVSDRPPIAVPRPKAPISPDATDGGVSSEPESTPARSPQINPRPATA, encoded by the coding sequence ATGGACTTCAAGCGCATCTTCAAAGGCCCACTGCCTTACATCCTGCTCGCCGTATTGGTGTTCTGGATCGGGTCGAGCCTGCTCAACATCGGCGGCTTCAAGGAGATCTCGACGCAGGAGGGCCTCCAGCTCCTCAAGGGCGACACCGTCTCGGAGGCCGTGCTCACGCAGGGCGACAACCGGGTCGACCTCACCCTCAACAAGGCCGACGGCGAGAACGGCACGATGGTGCAGTTCTACTTCCTCGACGCGCGATCCGAGGCCGTCGTCGATGCTGTCGATGCGGCCAATCCGTCCGATGGCTTCAACGACGAGGTCCCGCAGCAGAGCTTCTGGGGCTCGCTGCTCACGATCCTGCTCCCGCTGCTCCTCATCGGCGTCTTCTTCTGGATCATGCTCTCGAGCATGCAGGGTGGCGGCGGCAAGGTCATGCAGTTCGGCAAGTCCAAGGCGAAGCTCGTGTCGAAGGAATCGCCCAAGGTGACGTTCGACGACGTGGCCGGCAGCGACGAGGCGATCGAGGAACTCGAGGAGATCAAGGACTTCCTCAAGGAGCCCGCGAAGTTCCAGGCCGTCGGTGCACGCATCCCGAAGGGCGTGCTCCTGTACGGCCCTCCCGGAACGGGCAAGACGCTCCTCGCCCGCGCTGTCGCCGGTGAGGCCGGCGTTCCCTTCTACTCCATCTCCGGCTCCGACTTCGTCGAGATGTTCGTGGGTGTCGGCGCCAGCCGTGTGCGCGACCTCTTCCAGCAGGCCAAGGAGAACTCACCGGCCATCATCTTCGTCGACGAGATCGATGCCGTCGGTCGCCACCGCGGCGCCGGAATGGGAGGCGGCCACGACGAGCGCGAGCAGACGCTCAACCAGCTCCTCGTGGAGATGGACGGCTTCGACCCCAAGACGAACGTCATCCTCATCGCGGCCACCAACCGTCCGGACATCCTCGACCCCGCTCTCCTGCGTCCCGGTCGTTTCGACCGCCAGATCGGCGTCGATGCCCCCGACCTCGTCGGCCGCAAGAAGGTGCTCGAGGTGCACGGCAAGGGCAAGCCCCTCGCCCCGAGCGTCGACCTCGACGTGGTCGCCCGCAAGACCCCTGGCTTCACCGGTGCCGATCTTGCGAACGTGCTCAACGAGGCCGCCCTGCTGACCGCCCGCTCCAACGCGCAGCTCATCGACAACCGTGCGCTCGACGAGGCCATCGACCGTGTGATCGCCGGCCCGCAGCGACGCACCCGCATCATGCGCGACCACGAGAAGCTCATCACGGCCTACCACGAGGGCGGGCACGCGCTCGCCGCGGCGGCCATGCGCAACACGGACCCGGTCACGAAGGTGACGATCCTCCCGCGTGGGCGCGCCCTCGGCTACACGATGGTCATCCCGATCGAGGACCGCTACTCCGTGACGCGCAACGAGCTGCTCGACCAGCTCACCTACGCGATGGGCGGCCGTGTGGCGGAGGAACTCGTCTTCCACGACCCCACCACGGGTGCGTCGAACGACATCGAGAAGGCGACGGGCATCGCGCGCAAGATGGTGACCGAGTACGGCATGACGACCGACGTCGGGCCCGTCAAGCTCGGCCAGTCGTCCGGCGAGGTCTTCCTCGGCCGCGACATGGGTCACCAGCGCGACTACTCGGAGGAGATCGCCCAGCGGGTGGACGGCCAGGTCCGTGAGCTCCTCGAGCAGGCGCACAACGAAGCGTTCCAGGTGATCAGCGACAACCGCGACATCCTGGATCGTCTCGCGGGCGACCTCCTCGAGCACGAGACGCTCGATCACAACCAGCTCGCGGAGATCTTCAAGGACGTCCGGAAGCTCCCCGAGAGGCCGCAGTGGCTGTCGAGTGCCGACCGGCCCGTGAGCGATCGACCGCCGATCGCCGTTCCGCGTCCGAAGGCCCCCATCTCGCCGGACGCGACGGACGGCGGTGTCAGCTCGGAGCCGGAGTCGACGCCCGCGCGCAGCCCGCAGATCAACCCGCGACCGGCGACGGCGTAG
- the hpt gene encoding hypoxanthine phosphoribosyltransferase produces MESSDIRDELTDILVTETRIQDKLRELAARIDEDYEGKDVLLVGVLKGAVMVMADLARSLRNHVEMDWMAVSSYGAGTKSSGVVQIRKDLDSDLTGRHVLIVEDIIDSGLTLSWLLENFASRGAASIEVCALLRKPDAAKVEIDCKYVGFDIPNEFVVGYGLDFAERYRNLRDVAVLAPHVYS; encoded by the coding sequence ATGGAATCGAGCGACATTCGCGACGAACTGACCGACATCCTCGTGACCGAGACGCGGATCCAGGACAAGCTGCGTGAGCTCGCCGCTCGGATCGACGAGGACTACGAGGGTAAGGACGTCCTTCTCGTCGGCGTCCTCAAGGGCGCGGTCATGGTGATGGCCGACCTGGCGCGTTCGCTGCGCAACCACGTCGAGATGGACTGGATGGCCGTGAGCTCGTACGGGGCCGGCACGAAGTCGAGCGGCGTCGTCCAGATCCGCAAGGACCTCGACTCCGACCTCACGGGTCGTCATGTCCTGATCGTCGAGGACATCATCGATTCAGGGCTCACGCTCTCGTGGCTGCTCGAGAACTTCGCCTCGCGCGGGGCCGCGTCCATCGAGGTCTGTGCGCTCCTCCGCAAGCCCGACGCCGCCAAGGTCGAGATCGACTGCAAGTACGTGGGCTTCGACATCCCGAACGAGTTCGTCGTGGGCTACGGACTCGACTTCGCTGAGCGGTACCGCAACCTGCGCGATGTGGCGGTCCTCGCCCCGCACGTCTACTCCTGA
- a CDS encoding cold-shock protein, with protein sequence MATGTVKWFNAEKGFGFISPDDGSADVFAHFSAIESTGYRSLEENQRVEFETARGPKGLQAEKIHAI encoded by the coding sequence ATGGCTACTGGAACTGTTAAGTGGTTCAACGCGGAAAAGGGCTTCGGCTTCATCTCCCCCGACGACGGCTCTGCTGACGTCTTCGCTCACTTCTCCGCCATCGAGTCGACGGGCTACCGTTCGCTCGAGGAGAACCAGCGCGTCGAGTTCGAGACCGCCCGCGGCCCCAAGGGCCTGCAGGCCGAGAAGATCCACGCGATCTGA
- the tilS gene encoding tRNA lysidine(34) synthetase TilS → MSDSSSSTSRGPRPVAPPTVHRLSREVVRALSSLRLDPAEGEDRPRVVVAVSGGADSLALAAATAHAASEIGIRPIATIVDHGLQPASTEVAQRAADAVRSLGLDAEVVSVVVDGGGGPEAAARSARYEALDDAAERWDASAVLLGHTLDDQAETVLLGLARGSGSGSLKGMAEVTGRLIRPFLSVRRSETRAAVAELGVEPWEDPHNTDDSFARVRVRTRVLPVLEAELGPGIAEALARTAEQAREDAEAFDEMIEEFIEEICEPAEAGLSVDVGPLSANPAALRHRIIRLVARGEFGVSLSRTHTLAIAALVTDWHGQGPVDVPGIRVSRNGRRLHFAAAESGATLLE, encoded by the coding sequence GTGTCCGACTCCTCGTCTTCGACGTCCCGCGGCCCGCGTCCGGTCGCCCCTCCGACCGTCCATCGACTCTCTCGCGAGGTCGTGCGTGCGCTGTCGTCGCTGCGCCTCGACCCGGCGGAGGGCGAGGACAGGCCGAGGGTCGTCGTCGCGGTGAGCGGGGGAGCCGACTCGCTCGCTCTCGCCGCAGCCACGGCCCACGCAGCGTCCGAGATCGGGATCCGGCCGATCGCCACGATCGTCGATCATGGGCTACAGCCCGCATCGACGGAGGTCGCGCAGCGGGCGGCGGATGCGGTCCGCTCGCTCGGTCTCGATGCCGAGGTCGTGTCGGTCGTCGTCGACGGCGGCGGAGGACCGGAGGCCGCCGCGCGGTCCGCGCGCTACGAGGCGCTCGACGACGCGGCCGAGCGGTGGGACGCCTCGGCCGTCCTCCTCGGCCACACGCTCGACGACCAAGCGGAGACCGTGCTCCTCGGCCTCGCGCGCGGTTCGGGTTCGGGAAGCCTCAAGGGCATGGCCGAGGTGACGGGGCGACTCATCCGCCCCTTCCTCTCCGTCCGGAGATCCGAGACGCGGGCCGCGGTCGCGGAACTGGGCGTCGAACCGTGGGAGGACCCCCACAACACCGACGACTCCTTCGCCCGCGTGCGGGTGCGCACACGCGTGCTGCCCGTTCTCGAGGCCGAGCTCGGGCCGGGTATCGCCGAGGCCCTCGCCCGCACGGCGGAGCAGGCGAGAGAGGACGCCGAGGCGTTCGACGAGATGATCGAGGAGTTCATCGAGGAGATCTGCGAGCCGGCGGAGGCCGGGCTCTCTGTGGATGTCGGCCCGCTCTCCGCCAACCCCGCGGCGCTCCGCCATCGCATCATCCGCCTGGTCGCGCGTGGGGAGTTCGGCGTGTCCCTCTCGCGGACCCACACCCTCGCGATCGCGGCTCTGGTGACGGATTGGCACGGACAGGGGCCCGTCGACGTACCCGGGATCCGCGTCTCCCGCAACGGGCGGAGGCTCCATTTCGCCGCCGCGGAGAGCGGTGCGACACTGCTGGAATGA
- the ppa gene encoding inorganic diphosphatase, whose product MAAYDVVVEIPKGSRNKYEVDHETGRVYLDRVLFTAFVYPVDYGYFENTLGLDGDPVDALVLLEYPVFPGVGVKVRPVGVLNMSDEAGSDAKVVVVPHKDPRWNHIQDITDVPEQTRNELEHFFARYKDLEPNKWVKIEGWGNAAEAEEIVKAGFAKLEADGSH is encoded by the coding sequence ATGGCCGCATACGACGTCGTCGTGGAGATCCCCAAGGGCAGCCGCAACAAGTACGAAGTCGATCACGAGACGGGCCGGGTGTACCTCGACCGCGTCCTCTTCACCGCCTTCGTCTACCCCGTCGACTACGGCTACTTCGAGAACACACTCGGTCTCGACGGCGACCCCGTGGACGCCCTCGTGCTCCTCGAGTACCCCGTCTTCCCCGGCGTGGGCGTGAAGGTGCGCCCCGTCGGCGTCCTCAACATGAGCGACGAGGCCGGATCCGACGCGAAGGTCGTCGTGGTCCCCCACAAGGATCCGCGCTGGAACCACATCCAGGACATCACCGACGTCCCCGAGCAGACGCGCAACGAGCTCGAGCACTTCTTCGCCCGCTACAAGGACCTCGAGCCGAACAAGTGGGTCAAGATCGAGGGGTGGGGCAACGCCGCCGAGGCCGAGGAGATCGTCAAGGCCGGCTTCGCGAAGCTGGAGGCCGACGGCTCGCACTGA
- a CDS encoding M23 family metallopeptidase produces MSEGKAKRGSVFRWRSRRTPNGDTSRRQVLAIGAVGVFAAAAVVAGVTPAWAAKYPSWDDVEKAKKNQAAAAAQVTSIKQLISDLESQVAATQAEAEKKGEEYFTAQQAFDDAAVRADSLQSQADDKKVEADESIAKAGQVAAQLYRSGGSDVSLSLFFDASASPDALLGALGTMSKLLEHNRSVYDQAVNARNTAQSLSDQAQSARDERERLRGLAEEAMVAAQAAADAAAAALAEQQDKKVELEAQLAALEDTTSKTIDAYKKGVEEERKRKAAAAAAAAAAAAKAAAEAAKNNNNGGGGGSGGGGGGGGGGAVGGGGWARPASGWISSGFGPRKSPGGVGSTTHPGVDIANGYGTPIYAASAGTVTYAGVNGGYGNFIRISHSGGISTAYGHINPGGIYVRYGQTVSAGQNIAAMGSTGNSTGPHVHFETRVNGVAYNPVSFMRDRGVSL; encoded by the coding sequence ATGTCTGAAGGTAAGGCGAAGCGCGGCAGCGTGTTCCGCTGGCGGTCTCGCCGCACTCCGAACGGCGACACGTCCAGGCGGCAGGTCCTCGCCATCGGGGCGGTCGGCGTCTTCGCCGCCGCGGCTGTCGTCGCCGGTGTCACGCCGGCGTGGGCCGCGAAGTATCCGTCGTGGGACGACGTCGAGAAGGCGAAGAAGAACCAGGCGGCCGCGGCGGCCCAGGTGACCTCCATCAAGCAGCTCATCTCCGATCTCGAATCTCAGGTCGCGGCGACGCAGGCAGAGGCCGAGAAGAAGGGCGAGGAGTACTTCACCGCTCAGCAGGCGTTCGACGACGCCGCCGTGCGCGCCGATTCTCTCCAGTCACAGGCCGACGACAAGAAGGTCGAGGCCGACGAATCGATCGCGAAGGCCGGTCAGGTCGCCGCCCAGCTCTACCGCAGCGGAGGAAGCGATGTCTCGCTCAGCCTCTTCTTCGATGCCTCGGCGAGCCCCGACGCTCTCCTCGGCGCCCTCGGCACGATGAGCAAGCTCCTCGAGCACAACCGGTCGGTCTACGACCAGGCCGTGAACGCGCGCAACACAGCCCAGTCACTCAGTGACCAGGCGCAATCTGCTCGGGACGAGCGAGAGCGGCTCCGCGGCCTCGCGGAAGAAGCCATGGTCGCGGCGCAGGCCGCGGCGGACGCCGCTGCAGCCGCGCTCGCCGAGCAGCAGGACAAGAAGGTCGAGCTCGAGGCTCAGCTCGCCGCTCTCGAGGACACCACCTCGAAGACGATCGACGCCTATAAGAAGGGTGTCGAAGAGGAGCGCAAGCGCAAGGCGGCTGCCGCGGCTGCCGCGGCTGCCGCTGCGGCGAAGGCCGCAGCAGAGGCCGCCAAGAACAACAACAACGGTGGTGGCGGCGGCAGCGGCGGCGGTGGCGGCGGTGGCGGTGGCGGAGCCGTGGGCGGTGGCGGCTGGGCTCGCCCCGCCTCCGGCTGGATCAGTTCCGGCTTCGGACCGCGCAAGAGCCCGGGAGGCGTCGGCAGCACGACCCACCCCGGTGTCGACATCGCGAACGGCTACGGCACGCCGATCTACGCGGCGTCCGCTGGAACGGTGACCTATGCGGGGGTGAACGGCGGCTACGGCAACTTCATCCGCATCTCGCACAGCGGCGGAATCAGCACGGCATACGGGCACATCAACCCCGGCGGGATCTACGTCCGCTACGGCCAGACCGTCTCCGCCGGTCAGAACATCGCCGCCATGGGCAGTACGGGCAACTCGACGGGGCCGCACGTGCACTTCGAGACGCGCGTGAACGGCGTCGCCTACAACCCGGTGAGCTTCATGCGCGACCGAGGGGTCTCGCTCTAG